The following are encoded together in the Lathyrus oleraceus cultivar Zhongwan6 chromosome 3, CAAS_Psat_ZW6_1.0, whole genome shotgun sequence genome:
- the LOC127129759 gene encoding magnesium transporter MRS2-F: MAIRGRRKAIVMDPKSWMVFSETGESIIEDLDKYTIMRRTGLPARDLRVLDPTLFYPSSIMGREKSIVVNLEHIKAIITSNEVLIINSSSPFFILFLQDLQARVPRSNNIHKFTSVDNGMDGECESKKIMEEGSPLLQSRIDSMNIASKESFEDDTLIDVAETSDQKPLPFEFKALETCIESACACLEYENQRLEEEAYPALDELATQISTLNLEHVRHIKNRLVALSGRVQKVANQLENLLDDDNDMAEMYLTKKLDDCLVDQTSLKKGSNSNIAEDIDERFYESKPDVEELEMLLEAYFAQINGISQRMSSLSEYVDDTEDHINIMLDDKRNQLLQVTIIFSTTNVIMAAGIAVVGLFGMNVHIDLFDGQPRQFWATVGGTFSGCILLLIISIWWGKKRYILSESKQITNI; the protein is encoded by the exons ATGGCGATAAGAGGTAGACGAAAGGCTATTGTAATGGATCCAAAGAGTTGGATGGTATTTTCAGAAACAGGTGAATCCATCATTGAGGATCTCGACAAATACACCATTATGCGACGAACAGGTTTACCGGCGCGTGATCTTAGAGTTCTTGATCCAACACTTTTTTACCCTTCTTCTATTATGGGACGAGAGAAATCCATTGTTGTTAACTTAGAACACATTAAAGCAATCATCACTTCAAATGAGGTGCTTATAATTAATTCTTCTAGCCCTTTTTTTATTTTGTTCCTTCAAGATCTTCAAGCGCGTGTTCCTCGTTCTAATAATATACATAAGTTTACATCGGTTGATAATGGCATGGATGGTGAATGTGAATCAAAAAAAATAATGGAGGAAGGGTCACCGTTGCTACAAAGTCGCATTGATTCTATGAATATTGCATCAAAGGAGAGTTTTGAGGATGATACATTGATTGATGTAGCGGAAACGTCAGATCAGAAGCCGTTACCGTTTGAGTTTAAAGCTCTTGAGACTTGTATTGAATCTGCATGTGCATGCCTTGAATATGAG AATCAAAGATTGGAAGAGGAGGCTTACCCAGCTTTAGATGAATTAGCCACACAAATTAGTACTCTAAATCTTGAACATGTAAGGCATATCAAGAATCGTTTGGTTGCACTTTCGGGTCGTGTGCAAAAG GTAGCAAATCAGCTAGAAAACTTGTTAGATGATGATAATGACATGGCTGAAATGTACTTGACAAAAAAACTTGATGATTGTTTAGTAGATCAAACATCATTAAAAAAAGGATCCAATTCAAATATTGCTGAAGATATAGATGAAAG ATTCTACGAGTCTAAGCCTGATGTTGAAGAATTAGAGATGCTTTTAGAAGCATATTTTGCACAGATAAATGGAATTTCGCAAAGAATGTCCAGT TTGAGTGAGTATGTAGATGATACAGAGGACCACATCAACATAATGTTGGATGATAAGCGAAATCAACTACTACAAGTAACAATAATATTCAGCACAACGAACGTGATAATGGCTGCAGGTATTGCGGTTGTTGGATTGTTTGGCATGAACGTTCATATTGATCTCTTTGATGGACAACCTCGTCAATTTTGGGCCACGGTTGGTGGCACATTCTCAGGTTGTATATTATTGCTCATCATTTCTATTTGGTGGGGTAAAAAAAGATATATTCTATCTGAGTCAAAACAAATCACTAATATATGA